One Dialister invisus DSM 15470 genomic region harbors:
- the dtd gene encoding D-aminoacyl-tRNA deacylase, with product MRSVIQRCNWCRVLSEGKVCGEIGKGLVALLGIKRGDTEEDALYISDKILHLRIFEDENNKMNLSLLDTKGALMIVSQFTLYGDSRHGRRPSFTEAELPKQASRLYEHVVRSCRIEGIKVETGNFQTYMQVALENDGPVTLLLDSKKLF from the coding sequence ATGAGATCTGTTATTCAAAGATGTAATTGGTGCAGAGTACTTTCTGAAGGGAAGGTGTGTGGAGAAATAGGTAAGGGGCTGGTTGCCTTGCTGGGTATTAAGCGTGGAGATACGGAAGAAGATGCATTATATATATCTGATAAGATACTGCATTTAAGAATTTTTGAGGATGAAAATAATAAGATGAACCTGTCGCTTTTGGATACGAAAGGAGCGCTTATGATTGTGTCACAGTTTACCTTATATGGAGATTCCAGACATGGGCGTCGGCCAAGTTTTACTGAGGCGGAACTTCCAAAACAGGCGAGTAGGCTTTATGAACATGTGGTGCGGAGCTGCAGGATAGAAGGAATAAAAGTAGAAACCGGAAATTTTCAGACATATATGCAGGTAGCACTTGAAAATGACGGTCCGGTTACTTTGCTTCTTGATTCGAAAAAACTTTTTTGA
- a CDS encoding Fur family transcriptional regulator, translating into MKKSAVMNTLKKKIREHKYKFTTQRQVILQAFLESKENHMCAEDVYEFVRDNNPEIGLATVYRSLELFTSLELLKKLDFGDGRSRYELNDHNLAHSHYHLICLKCGKVIEFSYDFMNKMKEKIKKGNGFAIVDYQLKFYGYCADCERNDKTDK; encoded by the coding sequence ATGAAAAAATCAGCAGTAATGAATACGTTAAAGAAAAAGATTCGTGAACATAAATATAAGTTTACGACACAGCGCCAGGTTATTTTACAGGCATTCCTCGAAAGCAAAGAAAACCATATGTGTGCGGAAGATGTATATGAATTTGTTCGGGATAACAATCCGGAAATAGGGCTTGCAACCGTATATCGTTCGCTTGAATTGTTTACATCACTTGAGCTCTTAAAAAAATTGGACTTTGGTGATGGCAGAAGTCGTTATGAATTAAATGACCACAATTTGGCACATTCGCATTATCATTTAATTTGTCTTAAATGCGGAAAAGTGATTGAGTTTTCCTATGATTTTATGAATAAAATGAAAGAAAAAATAAAGAAAGGAAATGGATTTGCTATTGTCGATTATCAGTTAAAATTTTATGGCTACTGCGCTGATTGTGAAAGAAATGATAAAACT
- a CDS encoding MBL fold metallo-hydrolase, with protein sequence MKITYLVLGPFMTNTYIIYDENTMDAVIIDPSFTPENIIRAVAQLKVNVKGIFLTHGHVDHMAGLNKLKGVYKEARVYMNINDKEYLSDPKKNLSDSFPQPTICKAADYWVSYREHIKVGKLDFTVLDTSGHTPGGISFYMEKEKVVFTGDSLFRESIGRTDFPGGDIKRLLQTIRKNLFSLSDEVIVLPGHGEATSIGYEKKHNPFLVGG encoded by the coding sequence ATGAAAATAACCTATCTTGTCCTCGGTCCCTTTATGACCAATACATATATCATATATGATGAAAATACAATGGATGCTGTCATAATTGACCCCTCCTTTACTCCTGAAAATATTATTCGTGCAGTAGCTCAGCTAAAAGTGAATGTTAAAGGAATCTTTCTGACACATGGACATGTAGACCACATGGCCGGACTTAACAAGTTAAAAGGAGTTTATAAAGAAGCCCGTGTATATATGAATATCAATGATAAAGAGTATTTATCGGATCCTAAAAAGAATCTTTCTGATTCATTCCCTCAGCCAACGATTTGTAAAGCAGCAGATTATTGGGTAAGTTATAGAGAGCATATAAAAGTAGGAAAACTTGATTTTACCGTGTTGGATACATCGGGACATACTCCCGGAGGAATTTCTTTTTACATGGAAAAGGAAAAGGTTGTTTTTACCGGAGATTCCCTTTTTCGAGAATCTATTGGACGTACGGACTTTCCCGGTGGAGATATAAAAAGGCTTTTGCAGACCATTAGAAAAAATCTTTTTTCATTATCCGATGAAGTAATTGTTTTGCCTGGACATGGGGAGGCAACAAGCATTGGATATGAGAAAAAACATAACCCGTTTTTGGTCGGAGGTTGA
- a CDS encoding AI-2E family transporter gives MKRTAEFWMRVSITLFFILLALSAPIIFFPFGISLILSILLTPLAQKLYKWINMTGIKNIPYDIPIIISFGIFIGIIYLIAIHIFVPFITELRAFTRSIPATFSALQSAIPELEAAYHLSLLPAEAQGFIAKMIQEIGEYTLRLAQFSLSAIFSFASTVIELIVVPFITFYMMKKGRTFSNKFAELFPERYHAHIKNLFKEIHFVLKAYIHGQLLLSVLMAFLVFIGMWIMDIPYPLVIGLLAGVVEMVPIIGPIIGAVPPILLGLLQGSSVMIQVIIFYVVVQQLDSHFIMPKLMGSIIEVHPVAIIAGVLIGGSLKGILGMMIAVPAVAVLQILLRHMWYYDRYKVLR, from the coding sequence ATGAAAAGAACCGCAGAATTTTGGATGCGTGTTTCCATAACTTTATTTTTTATATTACTTGCGCTTTCAGCGCCGATTATTTTTTTCCCGTTCGGAATATCTCTTATCCTATCTATTTTGCTTACACCGCTTGCTCAAAAATTATATAAATGGATAAATATGACCGGGATAAAGAATATCCCTTATGATATTCCGATTATTATATCTTTTGGTATATTTATCGGAATTATATATCTGATTGCAATTCATATTTTTGTACCATTCATCACGGAGTTAAGAGCGTTTACAAGAAGTATTCCTGCTACATTCTCTGCATTGCAGTCAGCAATTCCCGAGTTGGAAGCAGCTTATCATTTGAGTTTGCTTCCTGCGGAGGCGCAAGGTTTCATTGCAAAAATGATTCAAGAGATAGGGGAATATACATTGAGACTTGCACAATTCAGTTTGTCAGCAATATTTTCTTTTGCCAGTACAGTAATTGAATTGATTGTTGTACCTTTTATTACTTTTTACATGATGAAGAAGGGGAGAACGTTTTCCAATAAGTTTGCTGAACTTTTTCCGGAAAGGTATCATGCACACATAAAGAACTTGTTTAAGGAAATTCATTTTGTTTTAAAAGCATACATACATGGACAACTTCTACTGTCGGTACTCATGGCGTTCCTTGTTTTTATTGGAATGTGGATTATGGATATTCCATATCCATTGGTTATTGGACTTCTTGCCGGGGTTGTGGAGATGGTGCCAATCATAGGTCCAATTATTGGGGCTGTCCCGCCTATACTTCTCGGTCTTTTGCAGGGAAGCAGTGTTATGATTCAAGTTATTATTTTCTATGTGGTTGTACAACAGTTAGATTCTCATTTTATTATGCCGAAACTTATGGGATCGATTATTGAAGTTCACCCAGTGGCAATTATCGCAGGAGTGCTTATCGGCGGAAGCCTAAAAGGAATATTGGGGATGATGATAGCCGTCCCTGCGGTGGCAGTTCTTCAAATATTATTACGCCATATGTGGTATTACGATAGATATAAAGTCTTGCGCTAA